In the genome of Xanthobacteraceae bacterium, one region contains:
- a CDS encoding ABC transporter ATP-binding protein, with product MSATQSPLLDVRDLAVTLPVRESNLHAVRGVSFSLERGEALGIVGESGSGKSMTSLALMNLLPKNAVRKASVLRLGEHDLLAMDRIEFAKSVAARRMAMIFQEPMTSLNPVYTIGRQLIETMTMHGTAGPKEARERAVYLLDRIGVPDAANRLAQYPHELSGGLRQRVMIAMMLMNAPDLLIADEPTTALDVTVQASILHLLAELRKELGMALILVSHDLGVVSQSVDKIAVMYAGELIETGTVENVLRTPQHPYTRGLLASIPAARREGERLQSIPGSVPPLFALPPGCTFAGRCAFAEDICRSAPPPMREAGSGHLYRCVLPPGHAGSSVSVPAQVLPLRKDRVAKSLLSAEGVSRTFIVRSGLFGKGKALKAVDDVSLDVAQGEIVALVGESGSGKSTLARILLGLQECDEGEVFIAGQPLHAITPFERAKLVQPVFQDPYSSLNPRKTIGQIIMRPLELHGVGNAQERQKEAERIIELVGLPKRLLQNYPPQLSGGQRQRVAIARAIILKPKILVCDEPTSALDVSVQAQILNLLLDLRDELGLSYLLITHDLAVVKSIAMRVAVMYRGRIVEIGDKDTVLSSPRDSYTQNLLRSVQTMKFTAAERTAPNNTAAPAAAR from the coding sequence ATGAGCGCAACGCAATCTCCGCTTCTCGATGTCCGCGATCTCGCCGTCACCTTGCCGGTGCGCGAGAGTAATTTGCACGCCGTGCGCGGCGTGAGCTTCTCGCTGGAGCGGGGCGAGGCGCTCGGCATCGTCGGCGAATCCGGCAGCGGCAAGTCGATGACTTCGCTGGCGCTGATGAACCTCCTGCCGAAGAATGCAGTCCGCAAGGCTTCGGTGCTGCGCCTCGGCGAGCATGATCTGCTCGCGATGGACCGGATCGAGTTCGCGAAATCCGTCGCCGCGCGCCGCATGGCGATGATCTTTCAGGAGCCGATGACTTCGCTGAACCCGGTCTACACCATCGGGCGGCAACTGATCGAAACCATGACGATGCACGGCACTGCCGGGCCGAAAGAAGCTCGCGAACGCGCGGTCTATCTGCTCGACCGGATCGGCGTGCCGGATGCGGCCAACCGGCTTGCACAATATCCGCACGAACTTTCGGGCGGCCTCCGCCAGCGCGTAATGATTGCGATGATGCTGATGAACGCGCCCGATCTCCTGATCGCGGACGAGCCGACCACGGCGCTCGACGTGACCGTGCAGGCCAGCATCCTTCATCTGCTCGCCGAGCTTCGCAAGGAACTCGGCATGGCGCTCATTCTCGTCAGCCACGACCTCGGCGTCGTTTCGCAGAGCGTGGACAAGATCGCGGTGATGTATGCCGGCGAACTGATCGAAACCGGCACGGTAGAGAATGTGCTGCGCACGCCACAGCATCCCTATACGCGCGGCTTGCTCGCTTCGATTCCCGCCGCGCGCCGCGAGGGCGAGCGGCTGCAAAGTATTCCGGGTTCCGTGCCGCCGCTGTTCGCCTTGCCGCCGGGCTGCACCTTCGCCGGGCGTTGCGCGTTTGCCGAAGATATATGCCGTTCGGCGCCGCCACCGATGCGGGAGGCGGGCAGCGGTCATCTCTATCGTTGCGTGCTGCCGCCCGGCCATGCAGGCAGCAGCGTGAGCGTGCCGGCGCAAGTCCTGCCGCTGCGAAAGGACCGTGTTGCAAAAAGCCTGCTCTCCGCAGAGGGCGTAAGCCGCACCTTCATCGTGCGCTCAGGCCTGTTTGGTAAGGGCAAGGCGCTCAAGGCAGTCGATGATGTATCGCTCGATGTTGCGCAGGGCGAGATCGTGGCGCTGGTCGGAGAATCCGGCAGCGGCAAGAGTACGCTCGCGCGCATCCTCCTTGGCTTGCAGGAATGCGATGAAGGCGAAGTGTTCATCGCCGGGCAGCCGCTACACGCGATCACGCCATTCGAACGCGCCAAGCTGGTGCAGCCGGTATTTCAGGACCCGTATTCGTCGTTGAACCCGCGCAAGACCATCGGCCAGATCATCATGCGCCCGCTGGAGCTGCACGGCGTCGGCAATGCACAGGAGCGCCAGAAGGAAGCAGAACGCATCATCGAACTGGTCGGCCTGCCGAAGCGCTTGTTGCAGAACTATCCGCCACAGCTTTCGGGCGGTCAGCGGCAGCGCGTGGCGATCGCGCGCGCGATCATCCTCAAGCCGAAGATTCTGGTTTGCGACGAGCCGACTTCGGCGCTCGACGTGTCGGTGCAGGCGCAAATCCTGAACCTGCTGCTAGACCTTCGCGACGAACTGGGGCTGTCTTATCTGCTCATCACCCACGATCTTGCCGTGGTGAAATCCATCGCGATGCGGGTTGCGGTGATGTATCGTGGGCGGATTGTCGAGATCGGCGACAAAGATACGGTCCTGTCATCGCCGCGGGATTCCTATACACAAAACTTGCTGCGCTCCGTGCAGACCATGAAATTCACCGCCGCCGAACGGACGGCGCCGAACAACACTGC